In Solenopsis invicta isolate M01_SB chromosome 1, UNIL_Sinv_3.0, whole genome shotgun sequence, one genomic interval encodes:
- the LOC120358664 gene encoding protein GVQW3-like, whose product MEKEQYRLVIRFLFLERKSRSEIKERLDAVYGDSSPLMATVKDWFNEFQRGRTSVFEEPRPGAPKMATTEDNVTKVHDLILADRRLKVREIAEIVGISKDRVGHILHEILGIRKLSARWVSRLLTPDNKRNRETTSEQCLTLFKRNPKEFLRRFVTVDETWIHWYTPETKEQLKQWTSPGERAPKKARLSAGKVMATVFWDLQGVIYIDYLEKGKTVTGLYYAELLG is encoded by the coding sequence atggaaaaagagcaatatcggttggtgattcgattcttgtttttggaaaGAAAATCGCGCAGCGAAATCAAAGAGCGCTTGGATGCTGTGTACGGTGACTCTTCTCCTTTGATGGCGACCGTCAAAGattggtttaacgagtttcaacgtggtcgcacgtcggtttttgaagagccacgcccaggtgccccgaaaatggctaccacggaggataacgtgacaaaaGTCCACGATCTCATATTGGCAGACCGTCGATTGAAGGTGCGCGAGATAGCTGAAATAGTAGGCATCTCAAAAGACCGCGTGGgtcatatcctgcatgaaattttgggcaTAAGAAAACTGTCGGCGCGATGGGTGTCGCGTTTGCTCACTCCGgacaacaagcgcaaccgtgagaccacttcagagcagtgtttgacgctgtttaagcgcaatccgaagGAGTTTCTGCGTCGATTCGTGACCGTCGACGAAACATGGATCCACTGGTACACACCAGAGACCAAGGAACAGTTGAAACAGTGGACTTCACCCGGCGAACGTGCTCCGAAGAAGGCAAGACTATCGGCCGGAAAGGTAATGGCCACCGTTTTCTGGGATTTACAAGGTGTGATCTACATCGACTACCTGGAGAAGGGCAAAACGGTCACAGGGCTCTACTATGCCGAATTATTGGGTTGA